CAAAAGGAGACTCAGGAATTCCACAGTAAGTCAGAAGTGACTTCTGTTTCTCTGAATGTTGACCCGGAAGAAGACAGGGAGAATATACAAGAACATCTGAATCGACATGGTTTTGACTGGAGATACTCTATCTCACCGACTTCTCTGACACGTTCGCTTATTTCAGATCATGGTCGGGTAATGGTGAATCCGCCATCTGCTCCAATGGTGCTCGTATGTAAGGATGGTGAACGTAAACTGCCGACAGGTGTGAAACCGGTATCTAAACTACATGAAGAAGTAGAGAAGGGATGTTGAGATGGTAGTTGGAGAGCTCAGCAGTTCTTTCGTTCTAGGTCTTTTAACTCCGTTGACTGCTGCATGTGTATTACCGCTTTATCCGGGATATATCTCTTATCTGTCGAAGCAGTTTTCAGGCGAAGAGTCACAGAAAACCTATGCACTTTTCGGAGTAGTTGTGGTCGGAGGAGTGATGAGTTTCATGTTGGGTTTAGGCTTAATTTTCTCGGCTCTTTTACAGCTGTCTTTAACCAGCGTTATAGAAACTGTTTCTCCATTAGCTTTTGGTTTACTGGGAATGATGAGTATAGCGCTAATAATTGATCTGGATATCGGTTCTCAGTCATCAGGCTTTGAAGGTCCTGAATTCGATAATCCTTTGGCTAGTGCATATGGATTTGGTTTTTTCTTTGGGGCGATTATAATACCATGCAATCCTGCTTTTATCTCAGTGTTTTTCGCTAGAGCGTTTCTCTTTGATACTCCTATTTCAAGTCTCATGAATTTCACTGCTTTTGGTTTGGGAATAGGCTTTCCTTTACTGTTTTTCTCTCTTGCATCCTCTAGGTGGAGTGATAGAATTATTTCTGTGTTGAAAAGGTATGAAACGGAGATAAACAGGGTTTCGGGTCTGGTTATGCTGGCGGTCTCAGTTTACTATCTGGTATTTGTTTTCCAGATACTGGGATAGATCAGCTGATTGGGCTTTTCTCCCAGACTCTTTCAACAAATCCTTTCCTGCCGGAAGCTTGTTCATAGGCCTTATACTGTAACGTGTTTTTTTCAGAATAGTTCTGGTGTTTGCTCTCAGCTCTGTAAAACTCTGAAGCGTTCAAAACTTCTGTTACAATTTCTTCCTCAAACTTCCCGCTCTCGCTCAAGTTCTCTTTGGAAGCCTTTGCTAAACTATACTGCTTGTCGTTATGCGTGTATATTGCTGTTGTATACTGGTATCCTCTATCTGAGAACTGTCCTCCTTCATCAGTTGGATTGATGCTTTTCCAGTACATGTCAAGTAGTTCTTCGTAGGATATGACTGAAGGATAGTAATTCACTCTCACAGCCTCTCGGTGATCAGTATCTCCTATTAAAACCTGATCGTATGTTGCCGTAGATTCTTTTCCTCCTGTATAACCTGAAACTGCTGATTCAATACCTTTTTCATTCTCGTAGACGGCCTCGATACACCAGAAACATCCACCGGCAAAAGTAGCTTCTACAGGTTCCTTGCTATCTAAATTTTCTCTCCATTCAGTATTTGCTTGACTGTCTTTTTGATCCTCTGTTTCAAGTACTTCTGATATATTTACAGAAGAGTTGACCGTTGATCCAAGTGCTATTCCAAGTATCAGAATAAGAAATAATGAAATCAGCAGCTTACTCATAGTATGACTCTGGTTTAATGACCTAAAACTTTATTGGCGCCAGAAATAAGTTTTATTATGGATTTGAAAGCTGATACTATTCCTTTTCATGGAGCCAAGAGCGATTCCGAGATCGTGATCGAGATATATGTAGTGACGGGAAAACACTCTTTTTTCAGTATTCCGGAAAGCTTCTGCAAAGAATGTAATATGTCTTATCATGCAGCAAAGGAGGCAGCAGATCATGTCGATGTGGAAGTGGATATAAGGGTTAAATCTTACTGGACACGTTTCTTGAGACCTTTACTGAAGGGCGGGTTTCATCCTCCTGTAATTATTGTAGACGACAAACTGTTTTCTCAGGGATATGATGTTCCTGAGGTAGAATCACTGGTTGATGAGATTGAAAACTAGTTTTCAGATTCAAACATATCGCTGTATTCTCCATAGCCTTTCTCCTCTAGTTTGTCAGCAGGGATAAACTCCAGTGCTGCACTGTTCATACAGTATCTAAGATTTGTAGGAGTATCTGGATGTTCGAAGAGATGCCCAAGATGGCTTCTGGCATGTTTACTTGCGATTTCAACTCTTACACCGAAAGGTCCAGGATCTTTCCTTTCAACGATATTTTTGGGTTCCAGAGGCTTGTAGAAGCTCGGCCAACCGGTACCACTATCGAACTTATGTTTGCTGGAGAATAGGGGTTCCCCACTAACTACATCAATATAGATGCCCGGTCTCTTCTCATCGTATAGCTCGTTTTTGAATGGTGGTTCTGTACCGTTTTGCTGAGTTACATGATATTCTCTCTTCGAGAGACTTTCTATCTCCTCATTGTAGTCGTTCTTAGCCCGGAAATCACTGTTATTAGAATTATTGCCTGGCTTTTCGTCGCTAAATCTTGTGTCTTCGAGATTGATATTTTGGGTTCCTGTCATCCATGCTATTCCTGATCCCAGTTGTTGGTGGAATATTCCGATCGCTGTAACCGTAACTATGAAAACTAGGACTAGGACTATTTTATGATTGTGAAGAGCTTCTAAAATTTCCATTTGTTAAAATTAATTCATATTTGATTCTGTTTAAGTCCACCGGATATTTTCGGGTCTACTATATTGTCTGCCACAGCTTCAACAATTATATTATAGACTTCTGACAAACTCCACAACTTTCTGGATGGTATCAAGAATCTTTCTCAAGACGCTGTTATCTGTCTCCATTTTTTCTATCACGCTATCTGATTCTGTTTGATCTCCACTGTCGCCTGTGTTATCATCTTCATCTTCGTTATTAGCTCCCTGATTTGATTCTTCTCCTGAAATATACTCTCTAGCTGGTTCTATATCTATGTTTCCGTTTCCTTCGGCGTACTGATCTTCATCCAGGGAAAAAGCTGTCTCGGTCATTGCCTCGTAATATTCGCTGTTGCTTGTATCTTCCTCTTCCATTAGTACTGCTACAGCTCCTGCCATATAAGGCGCTGCCATGCTTGTACCTGATTTACTGGTGTAGTCATCTCTGGTCTGTGCCTCTGCTGCCATAATGTTCTCACCCTGTGCAACCATATCCGGTTTTAATCTCCCATCATCAGTCGGTCCTCTACTTGAGAAATCTGATACGTCCTCTTTCATATGAGATGATCCGACTGTAAAGGCTTTTTCCGCACAGCCAGGTGCAGTAATTGTTTGCCTGTCAGATCCTTCGTTTCCTGCCGCCACAACAACTGCTACGCCTTTCTCAGCGGCGTTGTCAACCGCTCTGCTGAGAGGATCGGTACCATCACATTCATCGACTTTCGCACCCAGGCTCAGCACCATTATATCTGAGTCTTCGGATGCTTCTTCCACACCCTTTATCACAACGCTCATATCGCCTCCACCGGTGTCGTCAAGCACCTTGTAGTTCCTCAAACGCGCCTCAGGCGCAACTCCTACATACTCGGAGTTGCCTTCGCCCGTACCTGCAACTATTGACCCGACATGGGTTCCGTGTCCATGGCGATCCTCAGGATCGTTTGAGCCATCCCTCATATCTCTGTTACTTATTACTTGCTCTTCAAGATCGACGTGGTCATCATCAACCCCTGTATCCAGAATCGCTACGGTACCTGAACCCCCGTAATTTTCCCTGTCGCTGTCATCGCCGTCTCCATCCATAACCGGGAGGAAAACCGGTATATCAGGCTGAACAGATTCCACAGAATCTAAAGACTCCATATTGCTGGCAGTTGTTGGACCTGTCCTGATCGCCTTGCCGTCAATAATCGTATAATCGAAGACTGTCTCGTATTCAAACTGGTTGAGTACGGATTCGTCAAACTCTGAGCTATCGTACGTAACAATATAGGTTTCTGTATCCCCAGAACCTGTCAGCTGTGCTGTTCCTGCCGATACAAGCATTAAAAATGCTAGAAATATTGCGGCCTTTTCCATAATTCATAATTAGAAGACCGAATTTCAAAAAGGTAACATATGTTGAAGAAGTTCCGGACTCGAGATGCCGGAGCGCTTTCAGGATTAAGTCCGGAGAGGAGCTTTTAAGACTTCCAATACAAACCTAGTCTTATGAGTCTCAAGATGCTGGTAACAAGTGACTTTCACCAGAAGGAGGACCTTCTTGAAGCAACTGTTGAGGAGATCGAAAACGGTGATTATGATCTTTACGTTAACTTGGGAGACTATATGAGTGAGGATTATGCTGAAGAGCTTTTTGACAGGATAGATATTCCTGCTCTAGGATGTACGGGCAACCGGGACATGATGTTCAGCGACAAGTTCCTGGACGGGGAAGTACCGGTTTACAACTTCTTGGAGGCGGATATAGATGAAGAATACCTGATGATATTGATTGGCGGAGACTTCCCTGATAATGTTAAACAGAGAGTCTCCGATCTGATCGAAGAACATGGAGACCCTTCAAAAGTTATTATTGGATCTCATTATCCCCCACATAAGATTGGTGATAGGATTCACTCCGGTAGAAGGATAGGATTTGAACAGTTCAGAGAACTGATTATAAAGGAGAAACCCGGCATCTGGATGAACGGCCACGTACATGAGGACTTTGGCGAAAGAGAGCTTCTCGGAGTGCCGGTACTTAATGCAGCAGCCGAGGAAACGGGCAAAGGATTCTCTGTAACAATTGGAGATGAGGGCGGTGTAGAAGAGACAGAGATAGTTGATCTTATCAAGTAAAAAACCCGGAAATGTTTAACTTCTAAGGTTAAAGTCTGTTTTGTATGGACGAGACAGATCGCAAAATACTTGATAATTTGAAGAAAGACGGCCGAAGATCATTCACCGATATAGCTGATGAGTTGGATGTGTCGGAGGGAACTGTCAGGAGAAGGGTACAGGAGATGAAGGATAGAGATGTTATAGAAAGATTTACAGTTGAACCAGGCTCAAGCGGTGCAAAAGCCATAGTGATGATAAAACTTTCAACTGAATCCGGTATTGATGATGTCATCCAGCAGTTTTCGGGAAATATGGAGATAAATGAGGTGACGGGAGAATATGAGCTTATATTGGAGTTTGAAAGACAAGACAACGAGAGTATCAACAATGTTCTTGATAGTATCAGAGGAATTGAAGCAGTAGAGGAAACAAAGACTTACACCGTGTTGAAGCAGAGAAAACTATAGTAACTGTTCCCTCTCAGTCAGTGCTTGGTATATCTCGCTCATAAGCATTTTTCTCACCTCAGTCCAGTGCAGCCTTTACCTGGTTCAATGGTTCGGTGGTTTCACGGTTCCCTATCATATCAGCTATTTGTTCAGAGTATCTCTCAAATAGATCGTTATAACTCTCTCTTACTTCATCAGTATTCATATCCTCTTCTATGTAGAAGCTGTTCTCCCATCCAGATCTAAGTCTTTTGCGAGAAATATTATCGTACTCCCATTCATCGAAACTTTCACCTACAAAGACCTCAAGATAATCTTCCTCATTCTTGATTCTGGCAGGATAGACTTCTTCTCCTTCTTCCAGATCAAAGTTGAGGTATTCTTCTCCTTCCTGGATAGTTCTACTTACGAGTTCGGTTTCAAATCTCATTTTTTAGTTTAGTTCAAACTCCTTCAGAGCCTCTTCGATTTCTGTCTGATTTTGATGGAGTTCACCGGTAACATCTCTTTCATTTTCCAGCGGCTGGTGGTTATTGGGCGGTCTTGGCGTCCCAAAGTCGAACCCCATCTGGTTTAATGCATAGTGAACTCCGACAGGATTCACTTCTCCATCCTGAAACATGGCATTGTGGAGCGGTTCAAATTCCTCGTTAAGCTCTTGTGCTCTATCTGTATCTTCTTCCAATAATCCTGTTTCCCACACCTCCATCGATCTTTCAGGTGCAATATTTCCGGTTACTGAGATGGCTCCTGATCCGCCTACATTATAGACCAAGTCGTTTCTCGGATCGTCTCCTGACAGTAGATAGAAATCTTCTCTGTCCCTGAATCTTTCACCAAGCTCCCTTATCTGGTCAGGCATGTTGGATGCCTCTTTCATACCGATAACTCCAGGTATCTCCGAGATCCGTTCCTGTGTCTCAGGCACAAGGTTTCTCCCTGTTCTACTTGGAACATTGTATGCTATTATGGGTTCTTCAACTTCCTCTGCCACTAGTTCATAGTGCTGTATGTTTCCTCTCTGCGCTGGCTTGTTTTGATAAGGTGAGATCATGAGATGGGCGTCGATATCTGCGTTTTCCTCAATTCGCTGCGCCAGATCGATAGTCTCGTATGTGCTGTTTGTTCCACTACCTGCTATTACATCTAGTCCTAGATCATCCGCCATTCTGGCTACTTCAGTCACATAATCTATATGTTCGTCGTGGAAAAGAGTGGCAGCATGACCTGTGCATCCTGCAGGAACTACTCCTGGAATACCGTTCTCTGCAAGATATTCCAGGTGCTCTCTGGATGCCTCGTAGTTGATTTCATCCTCCTCATTCATTGGAGTCGGTAATGCAGGAAAGACACCTTCCGGTTCAAAATCATACTCTTCCGTCATATCCGGTGGTTTCCTCCGTAGCGTATGCGAGGTTCAGATCTGCATTTGATATTATTTCTTCAACTCTGGAGTCGAATTCATCTCTACTCAGGTCCTGTTCGATACTTCCAACGTAAACTGTATCTTCGGAAGATGCTCTTATCCGGATGCTTTTGCCGGTTTCAGTCACGTTTAGATCGTATTCTTCTCCCTCGTATGTTGCAGTTCCTTTAGCTTGAAGGCTTGAATGACCTACAGTTTGCCTTTCATCCAGGTTTATGTTTTCGAGATAACTTTCTTCTGGTTCTAGTAATTCGCTCACATATTGCCATTTACGGGAAAAACTTATAATGATTACGAATATCTTTGGTATCAGATTCATTTTCTACGAATTTCGTAAATAACGATGGGTCGGTCAGTGAAAGCCAGTCAATAATTCAATTAAAAGAGTTTGTCTAAAATTTTGAGACATAAAAATGGGCTCTTAGTTCAGCTTGGCAGAACGTCTCCTTGGCAGGGAGAAGGCCCAGGGTTCAAATCCCTGAGAGTCCATAAATTCTCTATAACGAAGTCCAATCTTCACGGCAAAAATTGTTCTGAAATCCAGAGACAGTATCCTACGACGTATGATGGAATCTGGAAACTTGATAATTGATGCAAGGGTCTTGACCGCTGATTACATGTCCAACAGAATGGTCAATAGGGATAGCGGAAGCAGGAAATAGCCTGTAAATAACAACCTGTTTGGGAATATGAGCATCCTAACTATGCAGACTTATCAAGGACGACTGTAAGAAAAGCTATGGTATCGGAATAAGTGGAACAAGATGCGGGAACGTTTGAGATAGCTGAAAAAGTCTCTTTCAAGGATTCAAAGACCGGATTCCTCGATAGCGGAATAAACGGAAGCCCGCCCCGATAACCCTGTTTAAGAGTTACGGATCATACTGCGGTAGAGGGGAGAAACAATTCTACAACAAGAAGATGTAATTCAGGACACAGAGAAACAAACGTCTAAAATCAAGAAAGAAGTAATTATCCAGAGCCAGCCACAGCTACACAAGGGAATCAACCTGTTGCAGAAACCAGAAAAACTACCTGTATTCCAAAGCCTTATCGCTTTCGAACTAGAAAAAGAAAACACCTCAGCAATCTGGATAGACAGCAAAAACGAATCATCAACATATGCCCTACAAAGCTGCGGAAGTCCTAAGATACTGGAGAAAGTCCATATCGGAAGAGCATTCACACCATTCCAGCATCACCGCCTTGTAAACCAGTTAGAGGACTTCATAAACGAAAACACTGAACTCCTGGTCCTACCAAACATCGACTTTCACTATCTTGATGGACAAGTCAAGAAATGGGAAGCCGAAGAACTCTTCCAAGAAACTTGGGAGAAGATACTGAAGCTTCAAGAAGAAAATGACCTCAAAGTTCTGGTATCTCTATCAAGCAAAAACTCTGGACTAAGCTACGCCGTAATCTGTGACTCCCAAAACAAGATTAAAGTAGAAGCTACCGAACAAGGATGGAAATACGACTCCGAAAACTTCGAACAGTATACCTACCAAGACGGCAGGGAAGTCCAGACCACTATACCTTACTGGATACAGAAAACCTCTGAAAAATCCAAGATCTCAGCGGAGGCAGTGTAAAAAATGGGGAGAACAAATGCAACCTACCGAAACCATCTCGATAACTTCATCGACAAATTCAAGCCGTTCAGAAAAGGACTGAGACAGGAAAATAAACAACATCTTGAGTCTCTGTGGGAGAAAGCACACAGCCACGCACAGGCAGCAGCATACATGAACTCAGCAAATCCCGGGATGCCGGCTATCATCTCTATACTTCTCGGCATCCAAAAAGAGACACAAGAACACAAAGAAGAAATCGAAAACCTGGAACAACGCATAGAAGAACTTGAAAGCTGATGGTATTCAAAATCGACTTCATAGATGGGAAAACCATCTCTTGGACGAAGACGGAAACAGGTGTCAAAGCAACCCGGCATGAAGAGTACCATCCACGGTTCTACATAGAAGGAGGTAAGTCAGAGCTGCATAAAAGCCGTCCATGGCTCTCACAACAGAAAGGTGTAGTCGCCACCAAGTTCGAGACCTGGAAACCCACACTAAAGAAACCAGAAAAACAAGTCCTCCGAATAGACTGCAGATCAGAAGATGCCTTGAAAACCGCTGCCAATACCCTGAAGAAAAGCTTCGGACGCTCCACCTTCCAATTCTATAACGTAGGATTTTCACCCCAGTTCCGATTCTGCCTTCAAAACAAGATAAACCCAGTACCTGAAAACAACCTTACACAAGTAAAACTCAACCTACACAGAAAACATCTCTCAAATCAGAACATCAGCCAACTACATCTCAACGGAGAGAAACTCGAAGGAAACGAAAAACAGGTTTTGAAACAGGTTAAGCAACACTGGGAGAGAGAAAACCCAGACCTGCTCATATTAAACAGAGGACAATTATTACAGCTTCTCAACCAGAAAATAAAGGAATACAACCTTGATTTCTCTCTTGGAAGAATGGACGAGTTCCAAGAACTAGCAGGAGGAAACACGGTCTCAAGCTTCGGGAAAAGACAGCACAAATCCGCTCGCTACAATGCACCAGGAAGAATAGTAATTGATGAAAGCAACAGCTTTATCTTGGGAGAAGCCACTTTAGAAGGACTGTGGGACTTAGTAGAACGCAGTTATCGCCCAATGCAAGAACTCGCCTGGGGCTCAATCGGTAGATTACTAACCAGCATAGAAGTCAAAAAAGCATACCTGGAAGAAAACACGTTAACACCGTGGAAAAACTGGGAAGGAGAAAAACCGAAGAAAGCCTCCAAACTCCACAAAGCAGACAGAGGAGGATTTATCTTCAACCCCGAACCCAGTATACACCACGATGTCTACGAAGCAGACTTTGCTTCACTTTTCCCCAACATAATGGTAAAGAAAAACATTAGCCCAGAAACCGTATGCTGTAATTGTTGTGACAACAACAAGACCCCTGAACTAGACTACAGCATCTGCAAAAAACAAGAAGGATTCATCGGAAAAGTTCTGAAGCCTCTAGTGGAAGACAGACAAGAAATGAAAGAGAAAGTCAATGACATCGAAGACGAGGGAAGAAAAAGATATGTTCAAGGCAGTATAGACGCCATAAAATGGATACTTGTATCCTGCTTCGGATACATGGGTCACAGCCACGCATCATACGGTGCAATCAGATGCCATCAGGCCATTCAAGCTTTTGACCGAGATATTATGGTTAATGCTAAAGAAATGTTTGAGGAATCAGGCTACAGCATTTCCCACGGCATAATAGACAGCATATGGGTTCAGAAAAACGAAGACGCAGAAGACTTCGAACAAGTCTGTCAAAGGATAAGTGAAGAAGTCGGAATCAAGCTCGAATCCGAATACAAGTTTGAATGGTGTGCCTTCGTTCCCCGCAGCAGCTCAAATGCAAATATAGCAACCCTAAACCGTTACTTCGGAAAAAAACAGAACGGAGAGTTCAAAACCGCAGGAATCGAAGTCGAACAAAAATCAACCTGCCAATATGTAAAAGACTGTCAAATGGAAATGATAGAGGTCCTAGACAATACTATGGAAGCAGGCAGCGTTATCCAAAAACTAGAGGAAAAAATAGAAAAACTGGAATCTATGGAAGTTCCCGCCGAAGACCTTGTTATCAAGAAAAAAACTTCAAAGCCTTTA
This portion of the Nanohaloarchaea archaeon SW_7_43_1 genome encodes:
- a CDS encoding cytochrome C biogenesis protein, which gives rise to MVVGELSSSFVLGLLTPLTAACVLPLYPGYISYLSKQFSGEESQKTYALFGVVVVGGVMSFMLGLGLIFSALLQLSLTSVIETVSPLAFGLLGMMSIALIIDLDIGSQSSGFEGPEFDNPLASAYGFGFFFGAIIIPCNPAFISVFFARAFLFDTPISSLMNFTAFGLGIGFPLLFFSLASSRWSDRIISVLKRYETEINRVSGLVMLAVSVYYLVFVFQILG
- the msrA gene encoding peptide-methionine (S)-S-oxide reductase, which gives rise to MSKLLISLFLILILGIALGSTVNSSVNISEVLETEDQKDSQANTEWRENLDSKEPVEATFAGGCFWCIEAVYENEKGIESAVSGYTGGKESTATYDQVLIGDTDHREAVRVNYYPSVISYEELLDMYWKSINPTDEGGQFSDRGYQYTTAIYTHNDKQYSLAKASKENLSESGKFEEEIVTEVLNASEFYRAESKHQNYSEKNTLQYKAYEQASGRKGFVERVWEKSPIS
- the msrB gene encoding peptide-methionine (R)-S-oxide reductase; the protein is MTGTQNINLEDTRFSDEKPGNNSNNSDFRAKNDYNEEIESLSKREYHVTQQNGTEPPFKNELYDEKRPGIYIDVVSGEPLFSSKHKFDSGTGWPSFYKPLEPKNIVERKDPGPFGVRVEIASKHARSHLGHLFEHPDTPTNLRYCMNSAALEFIPADKLEEKGYGEYSDMFESEN
- the dapA gene encoding 4-hydroxy-tetrahydrodipicolinate synthase, which codes for MTEEYDFEPEGVFPALPTPMNEEDEINYEASREHLEYLAENGIPGVVPAGCTGHAATLFHDEHIDYVTEVARMADDLGLDVIAGSGTNSTYETIDLAQRIEENADIDAHLMISPYQNKPAQRGNIQHYELVAEEVEEPIIAYNVPSRTGRNLVPETQERISEIPGVIGMKEASNMPDQIRELGERFRDREDFYLLSGDDPRNDLVYNVGGSGAISVTGNIAPERSMEVWETGLLEEDTDRAQELNEEFEPLHNAMFQDGEVNPVGVHYALNQMGFDFGTPRPPNNHQPLENERDVTGELHQNQTEIEEALKEFELN
- a CDS encoding DNA polymerase I, translated to MVFKIDFIDGKTISWTKTETGVKATRHEEYHPRFYIEGGKSELHKSRPWLSQQKGVVATKFETWKPTLKKPEKQVLRIDCRSEDALKTAANTLKKSFGRSTFQFYNVGFSPQFRFCLQNKINPVPENNLTQVKLNLHRKHLSNQNISQLHLNGEKLEGNEKQVLKQVKQHWERENPDLLILNRGQLLQLLNQKIKEYNLDFSLGRMDEFQELAGGNTVSSFGKRQHKSARYNAPGRIVIDESNSFILGEATLEGLWDLVERSYRPMQELAWGSIGRLLTSIEVKKAYLEENTLTPWKNWEGEKPKKASKLHKADRGGFIFNPEPSIHHDVYEADFASLFPNIMVKKNISPETVCCNCCDNNKTPELDYSICKKQEGFIGKVLKPLVEDRQEMKEKVNDIEDEGRKRYVQGSIDAIKWILVSCFGYMGHSHASYGAIRCHQAIQAFDRDIMVNAKEMFEESGYSISHGIIDSIWVQKNEDAEDFEQVCQRISEEVGIKLESEYKFEWCAFVPRSSSNANIATLNRYFGKKQNGEFKTAGIEVEQKSTCQYVKDCQMEMIEVLDNTMEAGSVIQKLEEKIEKLESMEVPAEDLVIKKKTSKPLEAYKVDNRSVSALKRAKYHGIEMKPGQSVSFVVRNDEADAMDRTRLDFEAQDGDYDSEFYRIQLVRAAESILSPLGLDREDIRRRTSNSRKSTLQTF